The Denticeps clupeoides chromosome 1, fDenClu1.1, whole genome shotgun sequence genome segment ATGGATCGTTTTGAAAAAGTACCCATTTTCGAATTATTTCTTCTGTGTTAATTGCGTTGGTTTGTTAATAAGAACCCgaaacgtgtgtgtgcgtcatgGCAACCTCAGCCGAGACCGGACATTCTACTTCATGTATGCGAGAACATGGCTAAGAGACAGACAGCATATTAAACGATCTACGGGTTCGATCTACGGGTTCAGGTTAAGAAATAAAAGTGGGCGTTTCCCACATCACATGGCAATCGTGACCGTTATCTGATCAGAGCGTATTCGAGGAATTCCAGGCTTCTGCAGTGTTCCGTGGTTTGTGCAGGTCTATCTGCAGCTCATCCGAGACCCTGATAGGCTCGGATACTCGGCTGAAGAATCTTGAATCCTCGTGTTAAGGTTTACAATACGTTACAAAAAACgcttaaataataaatgaacagtTTAACGTGTAAGGCGTGTAATTGCGATTGTTTCGATTAGATGGACGTATAGGTTTACAATGACTGACACATTatgaataatgataataataaagaaagaaataaaacaccCATAACATTTGAATGTAGGCCTTGATAATGATTGCTGTCTGTTTACTAATGGCTCGACCTTCTCATTTGGATTCAGAAACAATCAATTTACAATGTCCACAGTTTCATTTCACATCGGCTGAATTAGCCATTTCTTATGGAGAGGTGTTACGCAGGTGTGGgtcaaatgtgacatttttacacGTGACATCTTCCTGTCCTTCTGACTGAGGATGACTGATCACGTGCTGCCAGGAGACTCGTCAGGGGTAGCGGGTCTAGTGAACGCGGCGACCGAGCAGGGCTCTCCAAAGCTGCGCAAGCTCTCTCCAAAGTCCGCACAAGTCCCTCTCCCGCCTCGCCGATGTCCAAGTTACCAGGGAGGTAATCCTCGCCATGTGAGGACCCGGTCAAGATTGGAGGCGGGGTGTGCTTCATTCAAATCCTCGGACCGGTCCTATAAAAAGGGATCGCGAGACCCATGCGCAGCGCGTCGGGACCGGATGAGCGCCAAACGCACCAAAGCGTCTCCAAAGCGTCTCCAGGTCCGGCTGCGCCGCCCCTTCCAGGCATGAGGACCCTAAAGGCGCTGAGAAACGCGTTCGTCTGGCTCATCTTACTGCCCCGCTTCCTCGTGGCGGCGATCATGCTGTGGTTCGTTGACTTCCAGTGCGTAAGGAAGCGGGTGCTGCACAGAATGCGGGAGTCCGACGGGAGCAGCGACGACCCGCCCTTGTGCATCTCCGACTCGAACCGCATGTTCAGCCTGGAGTCCCTGAAAGCCGTGTGGTACGGCCACAAGCTGGACTTTTTTAAAACGGCGCGCCTGGGCGACGAGGCGCCGAACACCGAAGTTGTGCGCCCGGCCGACCGGACGCGCGGCCGGATCCTCGATTACGCCCGAGGCGCGAGACCCCTGATCCTCAATTTCGGCAGCTGCACCTGACCGCCGTTCATGAGCCGCCTGAAGGCGTTCCGCAGGGTCCTGGAGCAGTACGCCGACGTCGCGGACTTCGTGCTGGTGTACATCGAGGAGGCGCACCCCCTGGACGGCTGGGCCAGCTCGGACGCGCCGTACCAGATCCCGAAGCACCGCTGCCTGGAGGACAGGCTGAAGGCGGCTCAGCTGATGCACCGCGAGGTTCCGGGCTGCCTCGTGGTCGCCGACGGCATGGAGAACTCGTCCAACGCCGCGTACGGAGCTTATTTCGACCGACTTTACATAGTTCAGGACGCCAGGGTCGTGTACCAGGGCAGCCGGGGACCAGAAGGGTACCGCATCTCGGAGCTGAGGAAGTGGCTCGACGAGTACAGACACCGCGCCGACGGCGGCGACAGTCCCCGGAATGTTGTCGTTCACGAATAAAGCCACC includes the following:
- the dio3a gene encoding iodothyronine deiodinase 3a produces the protein MRSASGPDERQTHQSVSKASPGPAAPPLPGMRTLKALRNAFVWLILLPRFLVAAIMLWFVDFQCVRKRVLHRMRESDGSSDDPPLCISDSNRMFSLESLKAVWYGHKLDFFKTARLGDEAPNTEVVRPADRTRGRILDYARGARPLILNFGSCTUPPFMSRLKAFRRVLEQYADVADFVLVYIEEAHPLDGWASSDAPYQIPKHRCLEDRLKAAQLMHREVPGCLVVADGMENSSNAAYGAYFDRLYIVQDARVVYQGSRGPEGYRISELRKWLDEYRHRADGGDSPRNVVVHE